The DNA region CATTCAATGTCTAAAAAAAGTATTGAAATCCaaaaccgtgattattttttaaatatttgaatggaaaccaaaccaacctcaaaaagcactaatttcTCAGCACTATTGGAAACAGTTACGTCcctctatattttttttactacaaagCATGGAAATGTGTAATTTTCACATATGGTGATGCTggagatgaatatgaagttgttaAATTTCCCTTTAAGAACATACCTCATGGCCCCCTTGGGCAGGTAGCTTCCACTGCCCAGACTGCCCTTAGTCAGGTAAATCTCCTTGAATTTAAGTTGTGATTCCTGcacttcttcctcttcctcttcctgctccatACAGTTGGAGGAAGGGTAGGGAGTCGGGATGCGAAAGCTATTGTAAGACTTTCGACTGCCTGGCCTCTTAGGTACACCAGCCTCAGTAAATCTCACGCGGGACTTGGTGTTAACCTTATCGTCTAACAGACTGGTGAGTGACGCTGTGAGAGATCTCTGTGACAATGGAGAGGAGGCAGCATCTTGGATGCCCAGTAGTTCGTAAAGACCTGGGATGATGATCTGCATCAGCTTGTCCGATAAAAACTGGACAATCCTCAGACACAAGCCGGCAAGCTGTTGTTTTGTCAGCTGTATTCCAGAAACAGAagaagtgttttaaaatgttgcataGTGCGTCTTTCAAAAGCTTATGAACAAGGTTAAACATTAGGCAGAGTTTTCATGGTAATCTGATTAAATTGTCAGTAACATGATCTTACCGGGTCAAACATGCCCTCACGAATCCCCCTCCATTGCCTGAAAACAATATTGTTATAAATGTTGTCATATCAGGATGCGTGGCAGAAtagtttttatttaattatttgccTGATCGTGAAGTTATACTTGCTTTGTGTCAGTTGTTTTGGCAAAATTGCAATGTGACAACTTTTCTAGCAATGACATTTTTTTTCCGATTGATCAGTTTCTAATTTGATCCTATTTCCTTGAAGGTGTGATAGTACCAAAGAAAACAGAACATACTTCTCAGTTAGGTTTTGAAGGAAGTCCATAAGTGTCAGATGTTCCACATTGTTGAGCTTTCCCTCTTCTGTGGTTTCCATCACTGAGGTTGCTCTGCTCCTGGTACAATTGCTCTGCTCCTGgtagaaatgtaattatattgcaAATAATCAAACTTAATAAACAACAAATATCATACTGAAATAATTATTAACTATTAAAGAGTGGAGGAGCATTGGCAACGTTGGGCCAATTAAACAACTGCAACACAACAGAGATGGTTGTGGTATGTCAACATTGCCAATGATAGCATCACTATAACATTTTATTGGATTAATGTTGTAATATGAAATGACAAGGTCAACTTACCATCTCATTGACAGCTTCAGAGGTCAGGTGGTCATccaccacacagacaggcaggtctaGAGACTGGGACAAGGCTCTATGGTCATAAGCAGGAGAGAATGGAAACATTATCAGAGCAGTCCCAATGGCAGAATCTAACCACTGTTGTCATAGACTCACTTAGTAGTTAATACATGGCCACAAATAATGAGCGGTTCAAATAGATCGGCTGGGGACTTGACCCTACAAATGACTCCATGAATGACGCCTGACCTGCCCCATAACAAGTTCTTTcttattagtctctctctcttaatctccaCACGAATATCTAACTGGACAGAGTGTAAGTGGCTTTACCTGACTGTCTCAGTGTCAGAAACATCATAGTCTTGTTGTTCTATGTCCTCCAGGGACATCTCAGCTACAGCAGACGGGTTAAAGCCCGGGATGATCTCTCAAACTGAAAATAATGACTGTTTATGTGAACTGAACcatttacagtggcttgcaaaagtattcaccccccttggcattttccctattttgttgccttgtaacctggaattaaaatagatttttgcactgtcaactgtgggaccttaggtatgtgcctttccaaatcatgtccaatcaattgaatttaccacaggtggactccaatcatgttgtagaaatacctcaaggatgatcaagggaaacaggatgcaccggagctcaatttcgagtctcatagcaaagggtttgaatacttatgtaaataaggcatttctgtttttttcGGTTTtaaattgcaaaaatgtctaaactgtttttgctttgtcattatgggatattgtgtgtagattgatgaggaaaatgttgtatgtaatccattttagaataaggctgtaatgtaagaaatgaaatgtgtaaaaagtcaaggggtctgaatactttccaaatgcactgaagCAGTCTATAAGATATATCTTATTACAGTTTAGGCCTACCTTGTTATTTTATTCCATCTGGCAATATCATATTAATGGATTAAATCTATTTAGTTTGTTTTGTTGCTAGTATTTTTATTAATTGTTTGAAAATACAAGTATTATCTACTTTCTGAAGGACAGCCAAGTTGATAGGCAAcatagaacctacagacaattatGACATCATTGGAACACATGCACGTGTCACAAACACCTTTAGCCCAAAAAAGCAGTGTAGCAGTGCTGCCCAAGCTGGGGGCAATACACTTTTATTAGGCTTTTATTCAGATTCACAAACAATGCTCTACTTGAAGTCAATGAGTAAACATGTAGCAACATGGCTGAGCTTTAACGTGTAAGTAGAAGTTGACACTAACCATATGTATATTCCTAAAATGCTTGCCCTAAATACCAGTCTAGAACCCAGGTATGTCTCCTGCTATTTATAGTATCTTTCAAGTACATCTTATTACAGTTTAGGCCTATCTTATTATTTTCTTCCATCTACCAATATCATTTTAAGGGCAAATACACACACGTGTTGTAGGCCAATGAACTCCATAGTTTTAGTTATAGTCGTAGTTTTTCCAGGAcagctacaccacccgatgttacaggaaggccataaagatcatcaaggacaacaaccacccgagccactgcctgttcaccccgctatcatccagaaggcgaggtcagtacaggtgcatcaaagcagggaccgagagactgaaaaacagcttctatctcaaggccatcagactgttaaacagccaccactaacattgagtggctgctgccaacacactgactcaactccagccactttaataatgggaattgatgggaaattatgtaaaatatatcactagccactttaaacaatgctacctaatataatgtttacataccctacattattcatctcatatgtatacgtatatactgtactctatatcatctactgcatccttatgtaatacatgtatcactagccagtttaactatgccactttgtttacatactcatctcatatgtatatactgtactcgataccatctactgtatcttgcctatgctgctctgtaccatcactcattcatatatctttatgtacatattctttatccccttacactgtgtataagacagtagttttggaattgttagttagattacttgttggttattactgcattgtcggaactagaagcacaagcatttcgctacactcgcattaacatctgctaaccaagtgtatgtgacaaataaaatttgatttgatttgattagattttaatCAGAGTTTATAATAAGGAAGGGGAATTCTGTAACAGTTTATGACATCAAAGGTATGGCAGCTATGGAGCATCATTTTCAAAACAATGTCCAAAGCGGGAAATCATTGGATGTGATTCATTCGATTCTATGCAATTTCATCTTTGAGGACTGACATGGAAGCAACCATTACACAACCCTGAACTCAATAACCCCACCCCAGTTTCAGAAGAGATATCAAACCATATCTTGTCATTCTGTATTACATCCACTGTGCCTGGACAGTGATGGATGGCTATATGGAGCATCCTTGTCCATCATGTTCAGTGTGTTAGTGCTCTCACCACAGCGAGGCAGCAGAGTACCAGTTGAGGTAGGTGCAGGCAGAGCGTAGTAATTAAAGGCAGTGGTAGCCTATCCATCCCCATATCAACACCTGCAGCATCTCATGACACGCGCTCACACTCCCCCATTTACCACAACTTCCAAACTAACTGGACTTAAAACAATGTGTAACTTCGTGGCCATTCCAAGTCAGGATCACACCTAATACCAAATAGCTAAAGAGGATAAACCACAAATAAATTCATGTTTCCTAAAACAATGTGTAACTTCGTGGCCATTCCAAGTCAGGATCACACCTAATACCAAATAGCTAAAGAGGATAAACCACAAATAAATTCATGTTTTGTAGGGGGGAGTTGACGATTATGTGGTGGTTGTTTCACTATCGATGATGAAATTGCATTAAATCAAAAGAGTCAGACCCAATGATTTACTGTTCGTAAGGACAGAGTGACTAGTAATATTGAACATTATGTCGAAATGTAGCTAGGGGAGTTCAAGATCCAAGATCACATTTTCTTTCTATGGATTAGCCCATCAGTCAAGTGTTGGTTGTCCAGTAAAAAACTCAAACTTCGAATTAAGATTATCAATCAGATTCTGTTATCAATGTGAATCTGTGAACAGTCTTGTGAATCTTTACTAGAGTCCCCATTAGCTAACGCTATAACGTTAGCTAATATTCCTGTGGTCCAACACCAATTGATAAGacattacaaacaattacaaatgAAGACTTTACAAACATTTAACAAGTAGACAATACAGACAATTAAAATACCTGACATTCAACATTCAGTTGATGCTTTGTAGGTGATGCAATAGCTGTAAACTATAGAGCTCGTGGCCAAGGTGAGTTAAGTGGCTAGAGTGGTTTCCTGTATGCCCATGCTGCACATAGCCCACCCCAATGCACTAGTTAGCCTAGTAAACAAGCCTATACACCGCGGGTAAATTGCCACTATTCACTGTTACAGTGGTCAGAGATCACAGCCAGAAGCCTACCACTACCAACGGGCTACAACTGTTCAGTATTGTTGTCTAATTTATGGACATCGTCTAtgtgacttttttttaaattatcaaGTAGGCCCAACACAGTTTCAGAAGATGTAGGTACATTTGACCAATATTCATGTATCCATTTTTCAGTTAGCATGGTCATGTTTCCTTTCACGTGAGAAATATTAACCAAAGCATCATTTTCCCTTGTTTATCTCCTTCAAAATACTGCAAGCTACAGAGCTATATAAATAATGACTGTATTGGCATGAGTCCATACCTTATTATTGACTTCAATTGGAGGTGCAATTCACTCCTTTTGACGAGTAGGTTTGGTCCTCATTTCCAGAGCAAATGTGCAACAGTTCTACACACACATATTTAACTGTCTGTTTTCATTACATCATCAGCTACCTTTGTTACATCACAAAGCCAGCTGGCTAAATCTGGCACATTTACAGAAATACAGTAGATTGTCCCTGTCAAATAcatttgataaaaaataaatgtccaaaacaaacagtggtggaaaaagtcctCAATCAGTCAGTTGTAAACAGTATGACTCAAGTAAATGTGAAAGTTGCCCAGTAAACTACTACTTGggaagtatttggtttgaaatattctcaagtatcaaaagtaaaaataatgtaaaaaattaagcaaagcagacaacACAATTGTATTGCTTTTTTTGAATGTAagaatagccaggggcacactccaacacttagacataatttataaactaagcatttgtgtttattgagtctgccagatcagaggttctcttgataagtgtgtgaattggaccattttcctgtcatacaaagcattcaaaatgtacttttgggtatcagggAAAGTGGATGGAGTCAAAAGTACATTTTTGTCCTTTATGAATGTActgaagttgtcaaaaatataaatagttaaagtacagatacccccaaaacgaTTTAAataatttttacttaagta from Oncorhynchus mykiss isolate Arlee chromosome 1, USDA_OmykA_1.1, whole genome shotgun sequence includes:
- the LOC110514872 gene encoding uncharacterized protein LOC110514872 — protein: MSLEDIEQQDYDVSDTETVRALSQSLDLPVCVVDDHLTSEAVNEMEQSNCTRSRATSVMETTEEGKLNNVEHLTLMDFLQNLTEKQWRGIREGMFDPLTKQQLAGLCLRIVQFLSDKLMQIIIPGLYELLGIQDAASSPLSQRSLTASLTSLLDDKVNTKSRVRFTEAGVPKRPGSRKSYNSFRIPTPYPSSNCMEQEEEEEEVQESQLKFKEIYLTKGSLGSGSYLPKGAMRYVLKGKFNNFIFISSITICENYTFPCFVVKKI